From Streptomyces cyaneogriseus subsp. noncyanogenus, the proteins below share one genomic window:
- a CDS encoding rod shape-determining protein, protein MTASLEQLRRCHFAVDLGAARTRVYVKGAGLVVDQPSAAAVNTRTGALIAVGEFAEKMTGRTPDFIRVVRPVSGGTVVDIEMAQRMLRHLLGDKIRRSLRRKPRLRAAACTPHDADPLARRAAVETLVGLGARRVELVDILIAAAVGCGLPVERPEATMIMVCGAHATQVAVLSLGSIVTAERIPVGGEAVDYAIVQHLRHAHELMLPSQSVRPLQLALSGNGLTSNGPASTEIHGRDVATGLARSVQVDTAAVRDAIQTPLTTVLDGIGKVLRDCPPDLVADLADRGIMMVGGSALLPGFDQMLRQATGMPVHIAERPDICAVQGLGTMLEGKIEPLALDPLAG, encoded by the coding sequence ATGACCGCCAGTCTGGAGCAGCTACGGCGCTGCCACTTCGCCGTCGACCTGGGCGCGGCGAGGACACGGGTGTACGTCAAGGGCGCCGGTCTCGTCGTCGACCAGCCGTCGGCCGCCGCGGTCAACACCCGCACCGGCGCGCTGATCGCGGTCGGCGAGTTCGCGGAGAAGATGACGGGCCGTACCCCCGACTTCATCCGGGTCGTGCGGCCCGTCTCCGGCGGCACGGTCGTCGACATCGAGATGGCCCAGCGCATGCTGCGCCATCTGCTCGGTGACAAGATCCGCCGCTCCCTGCGCCGCAAGCCCCGGCTGCGCGCCGCCGCCTGCACCCCGCACGACGCCGATCCGCTGGCCCGGCGCGCCGCGGTCGAGACCCTCGTCGGGCTCGGCGCCCGCCGGGTGGAGCTGGTGGACATCCTCATCGCCGCGGCCGTGGGCTGCGGGCTGCCCGTGGAGCGCCCGGAGGCCACCATGATCATGGTGTGCGGGGCGCACGCCACCCAGGTGGCCGTGCTCTCCCTGGGCTCCATCGTGACCGCCGAGCGCATCCCGGTCGGCGGCGAGGCCGTCGACTACGCGATCGTGCAGCACCTGCGCCACGCGCACGAGCTGATGCTGCCGAGCCAGTCGGTACGGCCGCTGCAACTGGCCCTGTCCGGCAACGGGCTCACCTCGAACGGCCCGGCCTCCACCGAGATCCACGGGCGGGACGTGGCCACCGGACTGGCGCGCAGCGTGCAGGTCGACACCGCCGCCGTGCGGGACGCCATCCAGACGCCGCTGACGACCGTGCTCGACGGCATCGGCAAGGTGCTGCGGGACTGCCCGCCGGATCTGGTCGCCGACCTCGCCGACCGGGGGATCATGATGGTCGGCGGCAGCGCCCTGCTCCCCGGCTTCGACCAGATGCTGCGTCAGGCCACGGGAATGCCCGTGCACATCGCCGAACGGCCCGACATCTGCGCCGTCCAGGGGCTGGGCACCATGCTCGAGGGGAAGATCGAGCCGCTGGCGCTGGACCCGCTGGCCGGCTGA
- a CDS encoding GAF domain-containing protein produces the protein MTDAPRSRLALLLEAVLGVGTDLDPRGTLLRLVDGAAELTGAAHAWLSTTGPEPDLLTGIGSPAAPPGVPDTPHHLRVPIHVEGEEFGALHLAGRAGGGPFTAADEQLLRFLAAQAGIAIANARLYGTARQRERWIEGAAAVTTALLTGDAAGDALTTVAERARRLADAAAGVVLQPTGEGGMVIVAVSAPDDPGGPAGAAIPPGSPVLERLFAGEPVFVEDAATDPRMTTPVRHRFGPSMMLPLRAGGRLIGTLALPRRRGDRPYTGVERALAVQFASQAAVALVLADARRGRERLAVYEDRDRIARDLHDLVVQRLFATGLMLESTQRRTGAGEVEELVDRAVDDLRSTVREVRAAILALQRHPPSPHAGEHPAAPARGPAPAATVRDRVLRETAAAAARLGFAPSTRFTGAVDSRVPDPVADRLLAALRRALAAACRRPGVGRVEVAVDATAALPDGRDAVRLTVRDDGEGGEGGGTTVTWECAV, from the coding sequence ATGACCGACGCCCCGCGCTCCCGGCTCGCGCTGCTGCTCGAAGCCGTCCTCGGGGTCGGCACCGACCTCGACCCGCGCGGCACCCTGCTGCGCCTGGTGGACGGCGCCGCCGAGCTGACCGGTGCCGCCCACGCCTGGCTGAGCACCACGGGCCCCGAGCCGGACCTCCTCACCGGGATCGGCTCCCCGGCCGCACCGCCCGGCGTGCCCGACACGCCGCACCACCTGCGGGTGCCGATCCACGTGGAAGGCGAGGAGTTCGGCGCGCTGCATCTGGCGGGCCGGGCCGGCGGCGGCCCGTTCACCGCCGCGGACGAGCAGTTGCTGCGGTTCCTGGCCGCCCAGGCCGGCATCGCGATCGCCAACGCCCGGCTGTACGGGACGGCCCGGCAGCGGGAGCGGTGGATCGAGGGCGCGGCGGCGGTCACCACCGCGCTGCTCACCGGGGACGCCGCCGGGGACGCGCTGACGACGGTCGCCGAACGGGCCCGGCGGCTCGCGGACGCCGCCGCGGGCGTGGTCCTCCAGCCCACCGGGGAGGGCGGCATGGTGATCGTGGCCGTCTCGGCACCGGACGACCCGGGCGGGCCGGCCGGTGCGGCGATCCCGCCGGGCAGCCCCGTGCTGGAGCGGCTCTTCGCGGGGGAGCCGGTGTTCGTCGAGGACGCGGCGACCGACCCGCGGATGACGACTCCGGTACGGCACCGGTTCGGGCCCAGCATGATGCTGCCGCTGCGGGCCGGGGGCCGGCTGATCGGCACGCTCGCGCTGCCGCGCCGGCGCGGCGACCGCCCGTACACCGGTGTGGAACGCGCGCTGGCGGTGCAGTTCGCCTCCCAGGCCGCTGTCGCGCTCGTCCTCGCCGACGCCCGGCGCGGCCGGGAACGTCTCGCGGTCTACGAGGACCGCGACCGCATCGCCCGTGACCTGCACGATCTGGTCGTCCAGCGGCTGTTCGCCACCGGCCTCATGCTGGAGTCCACGCAGCGCCGCACCGGCGCCGGTGAGGTCGAGGAGCTGGTGGACCGGGCCGTGGACGATCTGCGGTCGACGGTCCGGGAGGTCCGTGCGGCGATCCTCGCGCTCCAGCGGCATCCGCCGTCCCCCCACGCCGGGGAGCACCCCGCGGCACCGGCACGAGGCCCCGCCCCGGCGGCCACCGTCCGGGACCGGGTGCTGCGCGAGACGGCGGCCGCGGCGGCGCGGCTCGGCTTCGCGCCGTCCACGCGCTTCACCGGCGCCGTCGACAGCCGCGTACCGGACCCGGTCGCCGACCGGCTGCTCGCCGCCCTGCGCCGCGCCCTGGCCGCCGCGTGCCGGCGCCCCGGCGTCGGCCGGGTCGAGGTCGCCGTCGACGCGACCGCCGCCCTCCCGGACGGGCGGGACGCGGTACGGCTGACGGTGCGCGACGACGGCGAGGGCGGCGAGGGCGGCGGCACCACGGTCACCTGGGAGTGCGCGGTGTGA
- a CDS encoding sensor histidine kinase yields the protein MSAVAEPAESAESAEPATAFGPVPYSGAPEPTDPFVHPALFYRDDEEYLRGTVPFVREGLAAGEPVAVAVPGERLALIRDALGDAADGVRMLDMREAGRNPGRIIPGVLRAFADAQPEGRRVRIIGEPIWAGRTDTEYPACVQHEALINAAFQGRAVTILCPYDAHRLDERVLADAHATHPTVIPAGPGPARGSGAYAPDDVVARYNEPLPPPARALSFSFDTDSLSQARHVATGEGERLGLTGVRLDDLALVSAELVTNSVVHGGGGGTLRVWDEDGYVVCEVRDRGRLADPLAGRRPAAREQRGGRGLLLVNLVSDLVRVHAGPDGTTVRCWFAR from the coding sequence ATGAGTGCCGTGGCCGAACCCGCCGAGTCCGCCGAATCCGCCGAGCCTGCCACGGCTTTCGGGCCCGTCCCGTACTCAGGCGCCCCGGAACCCACCGATCCGTTCGTCCACCCCGCCCTGTTCTACCGCGACGACGAGGAGTACCTCCGGGGCACCGTCCCCTTCGTGCGCGAGGGACTGGCCGCCGGGGAGCCGGTGGCGGTCGCCGTCCCCGGGGAGCGGCTGGCGCTGATCCGCGACGCGCTGGGCGACGCCGCCGACGGCGTGCGCATGCTCGACATGCGGGAGGCCGGGCGCAACCCCGGGCGGATCATCCCCGGTGTATTGCGGGCCTTCGCCGACGCCCAGCCGGAGGGCCGGCGGGTACGGATCATCGGGGAGCCGATCTGGGCCGGCCGCACCGACACCGAGTACCCGGCCTGCGTCCAGCACGAGGCCCTGATCAACGCGGCCTTCCAGGGCCGTGCGGTGACCATCCTCTGCCCGTACGACGCGCACCGCCTCGACGAGCGGGTCCTCGCCGACGCCCACGCCACCCACCCCACCGTCATCCCCGCCGGGCCCGGCCCCGCGCGGGGCAGCGGCGCCTACGCCCCCGACGACGTCGTCGCCCGCTACAACGAGCCGCTTCCGCCGCCCGCGCGGGCCCTGTCCTTCTCCTTCGACACCGACTCGCTCTCCCAGGCCCGCCATGTGGCCACCGGCGAGGGCGAGCGGCTGGGCCTGACCGGCGTCCGGCTGGACGACCTGGCCCTGGTCTCGGCCGAGCTGGTCACCAACAGCGTGGTGCACGGCGGGGGCGGCGGCACGCTGCGGGTGTGGGACGAGGACGGGTACGTGGTCTGCGAGGTCCGCGACCGGGGACGGCTCGCCGACCCGCTGGCCGGACGCCGGCCCGCCGCCCGCGAGCAGCGCGGCGGGCGCGGACTGCTGCTGGTCAATCTGGTCTCGGACCTGGTCCGGGTGCACGCCGGCCCGGATGGCACGACCGTACGGTGCTGGTTCGCGCGGTGA
- a CDS encoding STAS domain-containing protein, with protein MGETKVGTQHEAPSRAAVAAPGLTVSPLTGRAGVRMAGEVGLSTRGIWEDALEQAVLEGEDVYYLELSGVTFADVAGVGALVAAAQRLPAGARFVLHRPPHVVPRVLELFWPGQPAIEVSMS; from the coding sequence ATGGGAGAGACCAAGGTGGGCACTCAGCACGAGGCGCCGTCCCGGGCCGCCGTGGCGGCACCGGGCCTGACGGTGTCCCCGCTGACCGGGCGCGCGGGCGTACGGATGGCGGGCGAGGTGGGCCTGTCGACGCGCGGTATATGGGAAGACGCGCTGGAACAGGCGGTGCTTGAGGGTGAGGACGTGTACTACCTGGAGCTGTCCGGCGTGACGTTCGCCGATGTCGCCGGTGTCGGGGCCTTGGTGGCAGCCGCTCAGCGGCTCCCGGCCGGCGCGCGGTTCGTCCTGCACCGGCCGCCGCATGTGGTGCCACGGGTGCTGGAGCTGTTCTGGCCCGGCCAGCCGGCGATCGAGGTGTCGATGTCATGA
- a CDS encoding ANTAR domain-containing protein — protein sequence MTSAAPPRLAGKLTTLVIEARVDGRRALLAPRGELVHGCADTLAETLARLPAGIERVDLDMAGVAFTDTAGLQFLDVLNDHSHRRAVPVAATNWNGQPRRILELAGLDTTDPLHSTAHRPPCPRPGPGLAGVPAPARSAVALERSERLHDLEAEVEQLRHAIASRPVIDQARGILMATHGCTSDEAWHLLRETSQVSNTKLRTVAAAITSSAGTGGPPLPPALRAALRTALARLRR from the coding sequence ATGACCTCAGCGGCACCACCGCGTCTGGCGGGGAAGCTGACCACCCTGGTGATCGAGGCCCGCGTGGACGGGCGCCGGGCCCTGCTCGCGCCGCGGGGCGAGCTCGTGCACGGCTGCGCGGACACCCTGGCCGAGACCCTGGCCCGGCTGCCGGCCGGCATCGAGCGGGTCGACCTGGACATGGCGGGCGTGGCCTTCACGGACACGGCCGGACTCCAGTTCCTGGACGTGCTCAACGACCACAGCCACCGCCGCGCCGTGCCGGTGGCGGCGACCAACTGGAACGGCCAGCCGCGCCGCATCCTGGAGCTGGCCGGCCTCGACACCACCGACCCCCTGCACTCCACGGCCCACCGGCCCCCGTGCCCGCGGCCCGGCCCCGGCCTCGCGGGCGTCCCGGCCCCGGCCCGTTCCGCGGTGGCGCTGGAGCGCTCCGAGCGGCTGCACGACCTCGAGGCGGAGGTGGAGCAGCTCCGGCACGCGATCGCCTCCCGTCCGGTCATCGACCAGGCCCGCGGCATCCTCATGGCCACCCACGGCTGCACCTCCGACGAGGCGTGGCACCTGCTGCGCGAGACGTCCCAGGTGTCCAACACCAAGCTGCGCACGGTCGCCGCGGCGATCACCTCCAGCGCCGGGACCGGCGGCCCGCCCCTGCCCCCGGCACTGCGCGCGGCCCTGCGGACGGCACTGGCCCGGCTGCGCCGCTGA
- a CDS encoding hemerythrin domain-containing protein, whose product MAGITASDADVVALLMRQHGDIRNLFDEVERTGGDERRAAFRRLVHLLAVHETAEEEVVHPFTRASVPDGGKIVDDRLAEEREAKEVLSRLDGMDPDDPKFLPGLLALRLDVMAHARAEERYEFNHIRRSADQARLASMATALRAAEAMAPTHPHPGTESAARNMALGPIAAVMDRTRDAVRKAMGKDG is encoded by the coding sequence ATGGCCGGCATCACCGCGAGCGACGCCGACGTCGTCGCCCTCCTCATGCGCCAGCACGGCGACATCCGCAATCTCTTCGACGAGGTGGAGCGGACCGGCGGCGACGAGCGCCGGGCCGCCTTCCGCCGCCTGGTCCACCTCCTCGCCGTGCACGAGACGGCCGAGGAAGAGGTGGTCCACCCCTTCACCCGCGCCTCCGTGCCGGACGGCGGGAAGATCGTGGACGACCGGCTGGCGGAGGAACGCGAGGCCAAGGAGGTACTGTCCCGGCTGGACGGCATGGACCCCGACGACCCGAAGTTCCTGCCCGGGCTGCTGGCCCTCCGCCTGGACGTCATGGCCCACGCCCGCGCCGAGGAACGCTACGAGTTCAACCACATCCGCCGCAGCGCCGACCAGGCCCGCCTGGCGTCCATGGCCACGGCCCTGCGCGCGGCGGAGGCGATGGCCCCGACCCACCCGCACCCCGGCACCGAGTCCGCGGCCAGGAACATGGCGCTGGGCCCGATCGCCGCGGTCATGGACCGCACCCGGGACGCGGTCCGCAAGGCCATGGGCAAGGACGGGTGA
- a CDS encoding DUF2243 domain-containing protein has product MTYRRAVAGGALLGIGLAAFVDEAVFHQLLHWHHFYDRSTLGAGLVSDGVLHAGSWLATVAGLFLYADLRRRGGPPRPAWWAGVCLGAGGFQLFDGLVDHKLLRVHQIRYGVDVTPYDWAWNAAALLLLTAGLLLWRRARRTDRSRHRGRMAGLRG; this is encoded by the coding sequence GTGACGTACCGCCGCGCGGTCGCCGGTGGAGCACTGCTGGGCATCGGCCTCGCCGCCTTCGTCGACGAGGCCGTCTTCCACCAGCTGCTCCACTGGCACCACTTCTACGACCGGTCGACGCTCGGCGCCGGCCTGGTCTCCGACGGAGTGCTGCACGCCGGGAGCTGGCTGGCGACGGTGGCGGGCCTGTTCCTCTACGCCGACCTGCGGCGCCGGGGCGGCCCGCCGCGCCCGGCCTGGTGGGCCGGGGTGTGCCTGGGCGCCGGCGGCTTCCAGCTCTTCGACGGGCTCGTCGACCACAAGCTGCTGCGCGTCCACCAGATCCGCTACGGCGTGGACGTCACCCCGTACGACTGGGCCTGGAACGCGGCCGCGCTCCTGCTCCTGACCGCGGGTCTGCTCCTGTGGCGCCGCGCCCGCCGCACCGACCGCTCCCGCCACCGCGGCCGGATGGCGGGCCTGCGCGGCTGA
- a CDS encoding cytochrome c oxidase assembly protein, protein MTAAGPLLLTALLACTAYTAAAARLRRRGDAWPWWRQACCWLAGTVFVAGAALPWQSWLPPFTAHMAAHLAAGMAAPLPAVLARPVTLALRALPVPGRRALLAVLHSRPAAVLAFPPVAAALDIGGLWLLYRAPLPPQTHHSPWLYVHLFAAGWLFTFAVLAVDPLRRRAGLALRAGTLLAAAAAHAVLAKTLWAAGPPGTGYAPADLRRAAPLMYYGGDVVEIALAVALACQWYRAQGRALARRSLPARRHGPGRGGVPGPVPPERTPRPLRPSDHRPRHQEASP, encoded by the coding sequence ATGACGGCAGCCGGCCCTCTCCTCCTCACGGCCCTGCTCGCCTGCACCGCCTACACGGCCGCCGCCGCCCGGCTCCGCCGCCGCGGGGACGCCTGGCCGTGGTGGCGTCAGGCGTGCTGCTGGCTGGCCGGCACGGTGTTCGTGGCCGGGGCCGCCCTGCCGTGGCAGAGCTGGCTGCCCCCGTTCACCGCGCACATGGCCGCCCATCTGGCGGCCGGCATGGCGGCCCCGCTGCCGGCGGTCCTGGCCCGTCCGGTCACCCTGGCCCTGCGCGCGCTGCCGGTGCCCGGCCGCCGGGCGCTGCTCGCGGTGCTCCACTCCCGGCCCGCCGCCGTCCTCGCCTTCCCGCCGGTCGCCGCGGCCCTCGACATCGGCGGCCTGTGGCTGCTGTACCGCGCTCCCCTGCCGCCCCAGACGCACCACAGCCCCTGGCTGTACGTCCATCTCTTCGCCGCCGGGTGGCTGTTCACGTTCGCGGTCCTCGCCGTCGACCCGCTGCGGCGCCGCGCCGGGCTCGCCCTGCGCGCCGGAACCCTGCTGGCCGCCGCCGCGGCCCACGCCGTCCTCGCCAAGACCCTGTGGGCGGCGGGCCCGCCGGGCACCGGGTACGCGCCCGCGGATCTGCGCCGGGCCGCCCCGCTGATGTACTACGGCGGCGACGTGGTGGAGATCGCCCTGGCCGTGGCCCTGGCCTGCCAGTGGTACCGCGCGCAGGGCCGCGCCCTGGCCCGCCGCTCCCTCCCGGCCCGCCGTCATGGCCCCGGCCGCGGCGGGGTACCCGGTCCCGTGCCGCCGGAGCGGACCCCCCGTCCTCTCCGGCCGTCCGACCACCGGCCCCGTCACCAGGAGGCGTCACCATGA